The Gossypium hirsutum isolate 1008001.06 chromosome A03, Gossypium_hirsutum_v2.1, whole genome shotgun sequence genome contains the following window.
TATCTGAACTGAAACCGTGTGGGAAAAGCCTGAGAGAggagaaaaaaatcaaaaggCAAAAGCAACTGAAATGAGTGGAGCCTCGACGGCGGCGTATTTAGCTCGAAGAGCGGCGCAAAAGGAGAGGGTTCGGATCCTCTACCGCCGTGCCCTGAAAGACACACTCAACTGGGCCGTCCATCGCCACCTCTTCTATCAAGATGTAATTCCTCAAATCCTCAAATCTCCCAATATCTCATCTTTTCACAATTGTTTTCCCATTCAATTGAatctataatttatattatttatttttcttaggcTTCTGACCTTCGCGAGAAATTCGAAGCCAACAAGCATGTGGTTCGTCTCCCTCGTTACTCATCTtcatatcatttgatttttttaaaagtaaactTGAACGAGTATTCGTTATCTGTGAATGTGAagtacattattttattattaccttttctttttttatgatgATAATTTGAGCACATTGAACTTCTGCATTAAACTTATCGATTCGGCCGTttcagtttaaaaaaaaagactgaCTTAATCAGCTCAATCGATAACCTTAGGTTTATTTCTGCACTTGTAAATAGTCATTGTGATAGTCAGAAtggtttaaagtttttttttaaaatggttaaCTCTGTGGCTATTTTGGTTGTGCATTTTACAATTTGGTGTGTTTTTACAGGAAGATCTTGATACAATTGACAAAATGATAGATGCAGGTGAAGCAACTTATAATAAGTGGCGGCATCCCGATCCTTATATCGGTATGTACTTTATTTTTTTCGTCGGTAGTTTTGTCAAGAGAGTTTTGTTTTGAATTAATGGGACATGCAAAACTGTCTTTCTGTGGATGCGTAGACTTGTCTCAAAGAAAAACGGATAGGATAGAAGTGAGTGTCATATGGTTGGATATTGAATTTTATGTTGTCTCAATAAATCTTGTGTGGAAAGTATTTGTAAGTGAATTTTTGGATTCATAGGTTGTTTTGAAACGTTCTTTTAAAACAATTGAGAGGAGAATACCACAGAATTTTGAAAAGGGAATGAAATCTCGtcaataactaattagttattatAGGATGATAGTCTGATGATACTAGTGAACTTTCATTGATTGTGTGAAACAATCCAAATGAGAGCCAAGGTTTGCTGAAGTAGCTGAAGAGAAATGCTACTTAACTATTACTATGTCAATTCACCTCTCATTGCTCAGCGGCATCTCTTGTTCACTTACATTCTTGTGTTTGGTCCATCAATTGTTGGTTATTGTTGATTAGCTCTCGCTTTTGTTATTGCATGTGATTGATTGGCTGTGATATTGGTAGGTTTCTTATAAGATGCTTATTTTTTCGTATTTTAAACCTTTTACAGTGTTTTAAGCTTATGTACTAAGTTCATTTGCAGTTCCTTGGGCTCCTGGTGGTTCCAAGTTTACTCGAAACCCTGTCCCACCTTCTGGGGTAAGTGTTATTTGTTCATTTCTTGCTACCCGTGTTTTCTTTCCCACATTCCATGCTGTTTGGCTCATTGCCCTCGTCTATAGTTATCCATCAATTATCATCCCAATAGACAATTTATTTATACTGCGGAGTAGAAGAAGAAAACTAGAAGAGTAACTCAAGCCATTTTGCTTATCTTGTTTTTACTACTCGATAGCAGATGGTTTAGTatcaaaatttcatctaaattggCTTGCAACTTCTCAATATACATGACATTGAGTTGTTTAATGTTTGTTGCTTACCTATATCATTTACGTGCCATCAGCTATTATTTGCTAAATTTTTTATTGGCTTTATTATTGCTCATCCGGTTCTGATTGTTCACTCTTGATGCAGATCGAGATCTTGTATGATTATGGTCAAGAAGAAAATGACTAAGCCATCCATCTTTTCAACTTCCCAAGAAATAAAGGTTAGCCATATACTGTATCTAGATTTACATCATTCATTGTATAATTTCCTTAATAAATTTTGGTTTGTCTCAAATAACTGCCTTCTGGTTGGCGGCACTGCTCTTGAAAGTATAGTTGCAAAAATCTCTTGGATTTGTActgaaaaatacatttttatgTTGAGGATTGAACTTCTCCACCTTTACAACATGGTTTAAGTTTGAAATTGCATGTCTAGGGAGATACCTAACTGATAGTCAAACCAATTAGGCCACCAGTTCCCTATTCGACCGCTGgtccaacaataattaaataaattcataaaaattaatgaaaattttaaaatatatatataaactggtTCAACCGCTGGCTTTTTAACAGTTTCAAGCAGTTCACACTGAGGCTGATTCAATCCCTTTGTCTAGACTGGTATACCGGCCAGTTCCCAGTCCAACCGGCTGGTCCATTCTGGTTTCAACAACACTGGATATATGTGCTAGAAGTAATAGAAGTTCTATTTTATTTGAATTCTAGAGGGTTTTCTTTTTGGTCCTGAAATTATTGTAGTTTATTTAGGAAGTGGTTGGATGTGTTATTTCACCGAATTGAATTTATGGGATGCTATTCTACATGTTTTGTCTCTtctaaatttgtatatttttgcaCTAAGGTCTG
Protein-coding sequences here:
- the LOC107928019 gene encoding NADH dehydrogenase [ubiquinone] 1 beta subcomplex subunit 9; translated protein: MSGASTAAYLARRAAQKERVRILYRRALKDTLNWAVHRHLFYQDASDLREKFEANKHVEDLDTIDKMIDAGEATYNKWRHPDPYIVPWAPGGSKFTRNPVPPSGIEILYDYGQEEND